The following coding sequences are from one Diachasmimorpha longicaudata isolate KC_UGA_2023 chromosome 6, iyDiaLong2, whole genome shotgun sequence window:
- the Rbp gene encoding RIMS-binding protein 2 isoform X5: MSFGTSYTYKVYKCCGVGGGGSTAPQVTHHLGTGTVLGATSGRTAIMQDTVLESILEQMRETEARRADLERQHAEAQNQLRDKIAGRYQGPESVEALQSKIRELEKKTELQMVRHEELSLELTSLRRARSRGPGSTPHTSSVTGTTWPPAGSEIDRIIAKIEQDSSGRILHELDHARGTVTTQQPSATGILRSSAENLPNLSHQHPPHPHALNLGMSSQTGHYVGSPMPQTPLMPGCPPLTPNGPPYHYNEPIPPAPSLSTSQSQPAFQQKLPPYQHTHGHQPHVDLPSSHSQGTLPSQQSQTQQKQTHSHFTGNQYQESYPHTQTYQQPLQASTQPQQGQQLPSSSSYLGSGSQTVISHYSQPGQTGQNYQLNGSQSTNYPNLSLTSHPNGTFTSGVSSYATAHQLGHHNYPVTQTNLPQTTLASLPSYSSSSYHTALGVLTSAPQTVLPYSSVQSTFSTTPSTYSTVGTNAFSTSGVSSGSSSSGLLQAMGDPLHAMQQLSAQSQANQLHQQAIIQQIQQSLRASSPTATPTPGHHFLGPRQMPKVPTGILTNPLDRHTNETILPEGQVDMLDIPGKGRCYVYIARFSYEPFQHSPNENPEAELPVQGGDYLLVWGQPDEDGILDAETLDGRRGLVPANFVQKLVGDDLLEFHQAVLGLRDVDDAASTNIPQCYLQDIDLELAALEEGNRNRHAELSAYAELDNIADEDEQEPPEVYLFSDLVPAPQHLTLERQLNKSVLINWTAPENSHQLESYHVYVDGVLKVTVKATERTRALVEGVDSTRPHRISVRSVTHSRRTSRDAACTMVIGKDVAIGPTAVKASNVTATSAVISWLPSNSNHQHVVCVNNVEVRTVKPGVYRHTITGLAPSTIYRVTVKAKNLRATHFEDQSTQSNNNLACHVHFKTLQKGLPDPPVDIQVEAGPQDGTLLVTWQPVALNGSAVTGYAVYADGKKVTDVDSPTGDHALVDIHKLMGLNPKAITVRTKSRESQSGDSCATAIPCNVLRGGTMVHGHMDQGMMQEHIRVVGTGQRYPGAPMPSHMRRHGPPRVDAHGQIIIETDENLSDKEIYPGQSLSQMGIPEITKDSASEGNYSEEDDPTRRRGMGPQHHPGHHRYGPQPGGPQGPPGTHKGTGRIVGLRGQEPYYGPDHQEAQRGRGPGYRGARNRGPRNPQHPGPQQMTKRVRWFTALFNYNPTTMSPNSDAYDIELPFFEGDIVKVWGDKDDDGFYWGECNGKRGYVPNNMVEELKSPPPELEGQGPGQGRRGQGDRWGDIYTNMPVKKMMALYDYDPQVVSPNVDAEAVELRFQAGNEIFIYGEMDDDGFYMGELNGVRGLVPSNFVIEAGSSKGQPGKPGWKPPSGGSQGPGVRGPPPPPREPSTPGHRRNKGEGERRGQSGRY; the protein is encoded by the exons ATGTCGTTCGGCACTTCATATACCTACAAGGTATACAAG TGCTGTGGCGTTGGAGGTGGCGGGTCCACGGCACCTCAGGTCACTCATCACCTGGGTACAGGAACTGTCCTTGGCGCAACCTCCGGGAGAACCGCCATCATGCAGGACACAGTGTTGGAATCCATCCTGGAg CAAATGCGCGAGACGGAGGCTCGCCGAGCAGACCTGGAGCGTCAGCACGCCGAGGCACAGAACCAGCTACGGGATAAGATAGCAGGGAGATACCAGGGCCCAGAGTCGGTGGAGGCACTTCAGTCAAAAATACGAGAATTGGAGAAAAAGACGGAACTGCAGATGGTGAGACACGAGGAATTGTCCCTGGAGTTGACGAGCCTGAGGAGAGCTAGGAGTCGGGGGCCAGGTAGTACTCCCCACACCTCGAGTGTCACTGGAACTACCTGGCCACCAGCAGGATCAGAGATTGACAGGATTATAGCTAAGATTGAGCAGGACAGCag TGGTAGAATTCTCCATGAGCTGGACCACGCGAGAGGTACGGTGACGACTCAGCAGCCATCGGCAACGGGTATCCTCAGGTCCAGTGCAGAGAACCTCCCGAATTTGAGTCATCAGCATCCCCCCCATCCGCACGCCTTGAATCTAGGAATGTCATCTCAAACGGGTCAC TACGTAGGCTCACCAATGCCCCAGACTCCCCTGATGCCGGGATGTCCACCATTGACACCAAACGGCCCACCATATCACTACAACGAGCCTATCCCACCAGCTCCATCATTATCTACGAGCCAATCTCAGCCAGCTTTTCAGCAAAAACTCCCGCCGTATCAACACACCCATGGTCATCAGCCTCACGTTGATCTGCCAAGCTCTCATTCCCAGGGTACATTGCCCTCGCAACAGAGCCAGACTCAACAGAAACAAACGCACAGCCATTTCACTGGCAATCAGTACCAGGAGAGTTATCCTCATACGCAAACGTATCAACAGCCTCTGCAGGCCTCGACACAACCACAGCAGGGGCAACAATTGCCTTCGTCTAGCTCGTACCTTGGTTCAGGTAGTCAAACTGTCATTTCGCATTACAGTCAACCGGGCCAGACTGGACAAAATTATCAACTCAACGGTAGTCAG AGTACGAATTATCCAAATTTATCACTGACGTCCCATCCGAACGGTACATTCACATCAGGAGTGAGTAGTTATGCTACAGCTCATCAACTGGGTCATCACAACTACCCGGTAACTCAGACGAATCTCCCACAAACTACTCTAGCCTCATTGCCATCGTATTCATCATCATCGTACCATACGGCACTCGGTGTGCTAACCAGTGCCCCCCAAACTGTGCTTCCCTATTCGAGTGTACAAAGCACATTTTCAACTACTCCATCGACGTATTCAACAGTGGGGACCAATGCTTTCAGCACGTCTGGCGTCAGTTCAG GCTCATCATCAAGCGGTCTGCTACAAGCGATGGGTGATCCTCTCCACGCAATGCAACAGCTATCAGCCCAGTCACAAGCCAATCAGCTCCATCAACAGGCAATAATCCAGCAGATTCAACAGAGTCTACGTGCGAGTTCACCGACAGCAACACCAACCCCAGGCCATCATTTTCTGGGCCCTAGACAAATGCCAAAAGTACCCACCGGCATTCTCACAAATCCCCTGGATCGTCACACTAATGAAACAATCTTGCCAGAGGGCCAAGTGGATATGCTGGATATTCCGGGTAAAGGAAGATGTTACGTCTACATCGCGAGATTCAGTTACGAGCCCTTTCAACACTCACCGAATGAGAATCCAGAGGCTGAACTGCCGGTACAGGGGGGTGATTATTTATTAGTGTGGGGGCAGCCCGATGAGGATGGTATCCTAGATGCTGAGACACTTGATGGCCGCAGGGGACTTGTTCCCGCTAATTTCGTGCAGAAACTCGTTGGCGATGATCTTCTTGAGTTTCATCAAGCTGTACTGGGACTGAGGGATGTGGATGATGCTGCATCAACGAATATTCCACAG TGCTATCTCCAAGATATCGATCTGGAACTTGCTGCTCTCGAGGAGGGCAACAGGAATCGTCACGCTGAGTTGTCAGCGTACGCAGAGTTGGACAATATCGCTGATGAGGATGAGCAAGAGCCACCAG AAGTCTACCTGTTTTCGGACCTAGTACCGGCGCCCCAGCATCTCACCCTCGAACGTCAACTCAACAAGAGTGTTCTCATCAACTGGACAGCACCTGAAAATTCCCACCAGCTGGAGTCTTATCATGTCTACGTTGATGGGGTGCTGAAGGTGACGGTTAAGGCTACGGAGAGAACACGAGCGTTGGTGGAAGGAGTTGATTCAACTCGG CCCCACCGAATAAGTGTTCGTTCAGTGACCCACTCAAGACGTACATCTCGGGATGCAGCTTGTACAATGGTAATCGGCAAAGACGTTGCAATAGGCCCAACAGCAGTCAAAGCATCAAACGTAACTGCCACAAGTGCAGTTATATCATGGCTTCCAAGTAACAGCAATCATCAGCACGTTGTGTGCGTCAACAATGTCGAAGTTAGAACAGTAAAACCGGGCGTTTATCGTCACACAATAACAGGCCTAGCACCATCAACGATTTATCGTGTCACAGTTAAAGCCAAGAATCTACGTGCAACACATTTCGAGGACCAAAGCACTCAATCAAACAATAATCTTGCCTGCCACGTACATTTTAAGACCTTACAGAAGGGTCTACCGGATCCTCCCGTTGATATCCAG GTGGAGGCTGGACCGCAGGACGGCACTTTGCTAGTGACCTGGCAGCCTGTTGCCCTAAACGGTTCGGCCGTCACCGGTTACGCGGTTTACGCGGACGGCAAGAAGGTCACCGACGTCGACAGTCCAACTGGTGATCATGCACTCGTTGACATTCACAAATTAATGGGCTTAAATCCAAAAGCTATAACTGTGAGAACCAAGAGTCGTGAAAGCCAGTCTGGTGACAGTTGTGCAACAGCTATACCATGCAATGTATTGCGAGGTGGTACAATGGTACATGGACATATGGATCAGGGAATGATGCAGGAGCACATCAGGGTGGTGGGCACTGGACAGAGATATCCAGGTGCACCTATGCCATCACATATGAGACGACATGGACCACCCAGGGTTGATGCCCATGGacaaattattattgagaCTGATGAGAATCTTTCGGATAAGGAGATATATCCGGGGCAGAGTTTATCGCAAATGG GTATTCCAGAAATAACAAAAGACTCGGCTAGCGAAGGGAATTACAGTGAAGAGGATGATCCAACCAGGAGAAGGGGAATGGGTCCACAGCATCATCCAGGTCATCACAGATATGGACCGCAGCCTGGCGGCCCTCAAGGACCCCCTGGGACACACAAGGGGACGGGAAGGATAGTTGGACTTAGGGGACAAGAGCCTTATTATGGTCCAGACCACCAAG AAGCTCAAAGAGGTAGAGGTCCAGGATATAGAGGTGCAAGAAATCGGGGCCCGCGTAATCCACAGCATCCTGGCCCCCAGCAGATGACCAAAAGGGTCAGGTGGTTCACAGCTCTCTTCAATTATAATCCAACGACGATGTCGCCGAATTCAGATGCCTACGACATTGAATTACCATTCTTCGAGGGTGACATTGTCAAG GTCTGGGGTGACAAGGACGATGATGGATTCTACTGGGGGGAATGTAATGGCAAACGTGGCTACGTGCCTAACAATATGGTCGAAGAACTCAAGAGTCCACCGCCTGAGCTTGAGGGACAGGGGCCGGGCCAGGGGAGGAGAGGCCAAGGGGATCGGTGGGGTGATATCTACACGAATATGCCGGTGAAGAAGATGATGGCTCTGTATGACTACGATCCACAAGTTGTTTCCCCGAATGTTGATGCTGAG GCGGTGGAGTTACGTTTTCAAGCCGGCaacgaaatattcatttacggTGAAATGGATGACGATGGATTTTACATGGGAGAATTGAACGGTGTGCGTGGATTAGTACCAAGTAATTTTGTGATAGAGGCTGGCTCAAGTAAAGGCCAACCAGGTAAACCAGGATGGAAGCCCCCTAGTGGAGGGAGCCAAGGACCTGGGGTCAGGGGTCCTCCACCACCACCGAGAGAACCCTCAACTCCTGGACATCGACGTAACAAAG